The following DNA comes from Nitrogeniibacter aestuarii.
TGACGACATGAGCGAGCGCAGTGACCGAAACCGCTTCTCCACCGCTTGACGCTGCCCAACTGGCGGCGGCCTTCGAACAGTTCAACCGGGTTTCCGCTGAACTGACGGAGGCCTATTCAGGCTTGCAGGGGCAGGTGACGCAACTCAATGAGCGTCTCTCGGTGCTGATGACTGCCTTGCCCGCTGGCGTGGTCGTGCTCGATCGCGATGGCGGCGTGGTGCAGGTCAATCGTGCCGCGGAGGCGTGGCTGGGCGAAGGGCTGGAAGGCCAGTCCTGGCTCATGACCAGCACCGCATTCACGGCCACGGAAACGCCGGGCGAGATGGAGATCACCCCGGCCATTGGGGGCGAGCCGCGGCGCGTGTCGGTGTCGTCCACTGCGCTCGACTCCGGGGATGGCAGCATCGTGCTCATGCACGACGTGACCGATACCCACCGCATGCAGCGCGAGGCCGAACGCAATTCGCGACTCGCTGCCATGGGCGAGATGGTGGCCGGGCTGGCGCATCAGCTGCGCACGCCGCTGTCTGCCGCCATGCTCTACACCAGCAACCTGGGCAAGCCCCAGCTGCCTGAATCCGAGCGTTCGCGCGTGGCCGACCGGGCCGTCGAGCGCCTGCGCCATCTGGAGCGCCTGATCCGTGACATGTTGCTGTTCGCGCGCGGCGACTGCCTCGGGCGTGAGCCGGTGCCGGTGTGCCAGATGGTCGACGAGCTGGCACACACGCTCGAGCCCATCGCCCGAGAGCGGGGCATTGCCTTCGAGTACGCCTGCGATTGCGGGCAGACCGAGGTGGTGGCCGATCGCAAGGCGCTGGTCGGTGCGCTGACCAATCTGCTCGAGAACGCCCTGCAATTCACGCCCGCCGAGGGGCGCGTGCGATTGCACGCCGCCATCGAGGACCGGCATGTGTGCTTTACCGTGGCCGATACCGGCAAAGGCATCCCCGCCGACCAGCAGGATCGCCTCTTCGAACCCTTTTTCACCACCCGCGCCGAGGGTACCGGACTCGGTCTTGCCATTGCCCGCGGTGTGGCGCGCGCCCACGGGGGCGAAATCGATCTGACCTCGCTCGAAGGCGAGGGCACCACTTTCCGCCTGAGTGTGGCCATGGCCACCAGTGGCGCTGAAGACGAGCATGATCATGAGTGACGCACTGAACCTGTTGTTGGTCGAAGACGACGAAGCCCTGCGCGATGCCGTAGGGCTCACGCTGGAGATGGACGGGCACGTCGTGACCGCCGTCGATGGAGGCCCCAAGGCGCTCGAAGCCCTTGAAAAAGGGGTCTTCAACCTCGTGCTGAGCGACCTCAAGATGGACCCCATGGACGGCCTCACGCTGCTGGGCGAGATCCGCGCCCGCCTGCCGCAGTTGCCGGTGATGCTGATGACCGCCTTCGGCGATGTGGAGAAGGCGGTGGCCGCCATGCAGGGCGGCGCCTGCGACTTCCTGCTCAAGCCGTTCGAGCCGGAAACCCTGCTGGCGCATGTTCGCAAGTACGCGACGGCGCCCGTGGCCCAGAGTGGCACGGTCGCCGAGGACCCGCGCACGCGCGAACTTGTGGCGCTGGCGGCCCGCGTGGCCGAGACCGATGCTACCGTGATGCTCACTGGCGAGTCGGGCACCGGCAAGGAAGTGTTTGCCCGTTACGTGCATGACCACTCGCCGCGTCGAAGCAAACCCTTTGTGGCCATCAACTGCGCGGCGATCCCCGACAACCTGCTCGAAGCCACCTTGTTCGGCTACGAGAAGGGGGCCTTCACGGGGGCCCAGACCGCCCAGGCGGGCAAGTTCGAGCAGGCAGACGGCGGCACCTTGCTGCTCGACGAGATCTCGGAAATGCCGCTCGGGCTGCAGGCCAAGCTCTTGCGTGTGCTGCAGGAACGCGAGGTCGAACGTGTTGGTGGCAAGAAGCCGATCAGCCTCGATATCCGCGTGCTCGCCACCAGCAACCGGGACATGGCCGCCGAAGTGGCGGCTGGGCGCTTCCGCGAGGATCTCTACTACCGGTTGAACGTGTTTCCGCTGACCATTCCGGCCCTGCGCGAACGGCCGGGCGACATCCTGCCACTTGCGCGGCATTTCCTTGCCCGGCACGGCGAGCGCATCGGTCGCCAGGCCGTGCTGGCCGACGATGCCACCGCACTCATGTGTGCCCATCCCTGGCCCGGCAATGCCCGCGAGCTGGACAATGCCATGCAGCGTGCGCTCATACTGGCCAGTGCCGGCGTGATTCACGCCGATACGCTCAGGCTTTGTCTTGGGCATGCGCCGGCGATGGCCGCCGCGGTGCAACCGGCAAACGCTGCCGTCCTGCCGGCAAATATTGCCGCCACGGCCCCCGTTGCTCCGGCGGGGGCGCCGAGCAACATGAAGGATCTGGAGCGCGAGCACATCCTGACGACGCTTCAGGCGGTGGGCGGGTCGCGCAAGAAAGCCGTTGAAAAACTTGGGATTTCCGAGCGGACCCTGAGATACAAGTTGCAGCAGTACCGGGAAGAGGGCTACGCTGTGGACTGATCGCTCACTCTTGGCACAGGCTTTGCTGTGTATAGGGTGTCAATTCACAAGGAACTGGACGACTGAGCATGGATTCCGGCGGAATCAACAAGGTACTCGGCGAGTTGCAAGCCACGGCCCAGGCGGCCGCGAGCAAGCCTGCGACCAGTGTCGAGCAGACCGAAGGCCCGAGTTTCGGCGATGCACTGCAGAACGCGTTGGCCGAAGTCAGTGCTGCACAGAAGGATGCCCAGCAGATGGCGAAGTCCTTCTCGGCCGGTGATCCCAACGTGAACCTGCAGGATGTGATGGTCAATCTTCAGAAGGCCAATCTCAGCTTCCAGCAAATGACGCAGGTGCGAAACAAACTGGTGTCTGCCTACCAGGACATCATGAACATGCAGGTCTGACCCGGGTTCGCGTTCCCGTGAAAAGCCGCCTGAGGGCGGCTTTTTTGCGCTTGTTTACCCCTTTGAACCCCACGTTCAGAGGCTGGAAGGCGCCCCCTTCGCTATACTCGAACTCAATTTCGGCCGGATCGTGCATTGCAGCAATCGATCCGGAACGCATGGTTTGAAAAGAAGGAGGTGGGATCATGGTTGACGAAGCAATGTGGCCGGCAATCATCGTTGCGGCGCTGGTATCGCTGTTCGTGGGGTTCCTGATCGGGCGTTTTGCCGGTGGCCCTCGCAGGAAAGCCGATCAGCTGGCGGCCGAACTCGAAGAGAAGCGGGCGGAAACCGAGCGCTATCGGAACGAGGTGGACGCCCACTTCGACAAGACCGCCACCCTGTTCGTTTCCATGGCCGGTTCTTACAAGGACTTGTTCGAACACCTGTCCACCGGTTACGAAAAGCTTTCCGACAAGTCCGCGCGCGACGTGTTTCGCGAACGCGTCGATGCCATGCTGGTGGGCTCGAGCCTGGAACACAAGATGATCACCGAAGAGACGCCCGAGCCGGCTGTGCCCGCAACCGAGAATGAAACGGCGGCAGACGCGCCCGAGGCTGCCGAGGCGCCGACACCGGTCGCGGAAGATGCCACGGCCGACCAGGGCGCACCGGCCATGCCGGACGGCGAGCCCATGGTCGGGGCTGAACCCGTGCAGGCCAAGGACGAGGTCAGCAAACAGGGTTGAGCCCGCATCCGAACCCATGAAAAACCCCGCCGAAGCGGGGTTTTTCATGACCTGCAACTGCAGTCAATCAGCGCTTGCGGGTCTGCATGTAGCGGCTGTAGTTGGCTTCTGCCACGCTCTGCCACAGGTTCTGGTCGTCACGGAACTTGACCATGGAGTCGTAGATCTTCTTGAACTCGGCGTTGTCTTTGCCGGTTTCCTCATAGACTTCGAGGGCGGCCTTGTAGCAGGCGTCCATCACGTCTTTCGGGAACGGGCGCAGCTTGGCGCCACCAGCGACCAGCCGCTTGAGGGCGTCCGGGTTCTTGGCGTCGTACTTGGCCATGCAGTCGACGTTGGCTTCGGCCGCAGCGGCGGACACGATGGCCTTGTACTCTTCGGGCAGGGCCTTCCACTTGTCCAGACCGATGTACAGCGTCAGGTTGGCACCACCTTCCCACCAGCCCGGGTAGTAGTAGTACTGGGCCACTTTCTGGAAGCCGAGCTTTTCGTCGTCATAAGGGCCGATCCACTCAGCGGCATCGATGGTGCCTTTTTCCAGCGACGGATACACGTCACCGCCCGGAATCTGCTGCGGCACGGCGCCCAGCTTGGCCAGCACCTTGCCGGCGAAGCCACCGACGCGAACCTTGAGGTCCTTCAGGTCAGCGGCGGACTTGATTTCCTTGCGGTACCAGCCGCCCATCTGGGCGCCCGTGTTGCCGCAGGGGAAGGGCATGATGTTCTGTGCGCCCAGCAGATCACGGATCAGCTCACCGCCGCCGCCGTGGGTAAACCAGGCATTGAATTCGCGATAGTTCAGGCCGAAGGGCACTGCGGTGTCGAATGCGTAGGCCGGGTTCTTGCCGAAATAGTAGTAGGAGCAGGTGTGACCGGCTTCAACGGTGCCGTCCTTGACCGCGTCCATCACCGAGAAGGCGGGCACGATCTCGCCGCCGGCGAAGCAGCGGATCTGGAACTTGCCACCGGTGGCAGCGGCCACGCGGCTGGCGAAGACTTCGGCTGCCCCGTAGATGGTGTCGAGGCTCTTCGGGAAGCTGGACGCCAGACGCCAGCTCAGGGTCGGCTGGGATTGTGCGATGGCCGGTGCTGCGACAGCGCCAGCGGCAATGCCGGCACCTGTTTTCTTCAGAAAGGAACGGCGTTCCATAAGTCTCCTCGCTCTATGATTGTTTCACGGGACAGGTTTGTTTTATTGCCCTAAAGCGATTCGATTATAGAAACGCCGTGCACCGGCGACCTATAGGGGTTTCCCACAAGACTTCATGAAATTTCGATTACTGGCCGGCCACCGTCATGCGATCGATGAGGATAGACCCCGTTTGACGCGAACCACGGTGGAGCACGTCGTTGCCGATGGCCTGAATACCCATGAACATGTCCTTGAGGTTGCCCGCGATGGTGATCTCCTGCACCGGGTAGGCGATCTCGCCGTTTTCCACCCAGAATCCGGCTGCACCGCGTGAATAGTCACCGGTAACGCCATTGATGCCGTGGCCGAGCAGTTCGGTGACCACCAGGCCGCGGCCCATGCGTTTGAGCAGGGCGGCAAAATCATCGTCACCCGATTTCAGGATGAGATTATGCGCGCCACCGGCATTGCCGGTGGTCTGCATGCCCAGCTTGCGCGCCGAATAGGCACTGAGGAAGTACCCCTGGACAACACCGTCGACGACGACCTCGCGATCGCGGGTCTGTACTCCGTCGTCATCGAAGGGGCCCGACGCAAAGCCTTTTTTCAGATATGCCCGCTCCGACAGCTGCACGATAGGTGAAAACACCTGCGTGCCCAGGCTGTCGAGCAGGAAGCTCGATTTGCGGTAGAGCGATCCGCCGCTGACCGCGCCGATGAAAGAGCCGATAAGGCCGGTGGCCAGCGGGGCCTCGAAGATCACCGGCACGTCGCAGGTGCCCACCTGACGCGCGCCCAAGCGCGCCACCGCGCGTTCGGCGGCCTTGCGTCCGATGGCCT
Coding sequences within:
- the pmbA gene encoding metalloprotease PmbA — translated: MSQQGFSYSQDALRQIASDILKHAKSKGATGCDTDVSEGFGASVSVRKNEVDTIEYNRDKGVGVTVYVGQKRGYASTSDFSPAALEKTVEAALSIARFTAEDNCAGLADAELMATEFPELDLHHPWDMPVEQAIALAQDCENAAYDHSELITNSEGASVSVQESHFISANSHGFMGGHASSRHSVSCSVIAGEGDAMQREYWYDSKRDAAELMSAEAIGRKAAERAVARLGARQVGTCDVPVIFEAPLATGLIGSFIGAVSGGSLYRKSSFLLDSLGTQVFSPIVQLSERAYLKKGFASGPFDDDGVQTRDREVVVDGVVQGYFLSAYSARKLGMQTTGNAGGAHNLILKSGDDDFAALLKRMGRGLVVTELLGHGINGVTGDYSRGAAGFWVENGEIAYPVQEITIAGNLKDMFMGIQAIGNDVLHRGSRQTGSILIDRMTVAGQ
- a CDS encoding sigma-54-dependent transcriptional regulator, whose amino-acid sequence is MSDALNLLLVEDDEALRDAVGLTLEMDGHVVTAVDGGPKALEALEKGVFNLVLSDLKMDPMDGLTLLGEIRARLPQLPVMLMTAFGDVEKAVAAMQGGACDFLLKPFEPETLLAHVRKYATAPVAQSGTVAEDPRTRELVALAARVAETDATVMLTGESGTGKEVFARYVHDHSPRRSKPFVAINCAAIPDNLLEATLFGYEKGAFTGAQTAQAGKFEQADGGTLLLDEISEMPLGLQAKLLRVLQEREVERVGGKKPISLDIRVLATSNRDMAAEVAAGRFREDLYYRLNVFPLTIPALRERPGDILPLARHFLARHGERIGRQAVLADDATALMCAHPWPGNARELDNAMQRALILASAGVIHADTLRLCLGHAPAMAAAVQPANAAVLPANIAATAPVAPAGAPSNMKDLEREHILTTLQAVGGSRKKAVEKLGISERTLRYKLQQYREEGYAVD
- a CDS encoding sensor histidine kinase, which codes for MTETASPPLDAAQLAAAFEQFNRVSAELTEAYSGLQGQVTQLNERLSVLMTALPAGVVVLDRDGGVVQVNRAAEAWLGEGLEGQSWLMTSTAFTATETPGEMEITPAIGGEPRRVSVSSTALDSGDGSIVLMHDVTDTHRMQREAERNSRLAAMGEMVAGLAHQLRTPLSAAMLYTSNLGKPQLPESERSRVADRAVERLRHLERLIRDMLLFARGDCLGREPVPVCQMVDELAHTLEPIARERGIAFEYACDCGQTEVVADRKALVGALTNLLENALQFTPAEGRVRLHAAIEDRHVCFTVADTGKGIPADQQDRLFEPFFTTRAEGTGLGLAIARGVARAHGGEIDLTSLEGEGTTFRLSVAMATSGAEDEHDHE
- the fliE gene encoding flagellar hook-basal body complex protein FliE: MDSGGINKVLGELQATAQAAASKPATSVEQTEGPSFGDALQNALAEVSAAQKDAQQMAKSFSAGDPNVNLQDVMVNLQKANLSFQQMTQVRNKLVSAYQDIMNMQV
- a CDS encoding TRAP transporter substrate-binding protein; its protein translation is MERRSFLKKTGAGIAAGAVAAPAIAQSQPTLSWRLASSFPKSLDTIYGAAEVFASRVAAATGGKFQIRCFAGGEIVPAFSVMDAVKDGTVEAGHTCSYYYFGKNPAYAFDTAVPFGLNYREFNAWFTHGGGGELIRDLLGAQNIMPFPCGNTGAQMGGWYRKEIKSAADLKDLKVRVGGFAGKVLAKLGAVPQQIPGGDVYPSLEKGTIDAAEWIGPYDDEKLGFQKVAQYYYYPGWWEGGANLTLYIGLDKWKALPEEYKAIVSAAAAEANVDCMAKYDAKNPDALKRLVAGGAKLRPFPKDVMDACYKAALEVYEETGKDNAEFKKIYDSMVKFRDDQNLWQSVAEANYSRYMQTRKR
- a CDS encoding YhcB family protein; the protein is MVDEAMWPAIIVAALVSLFVGFLIGRFAGGPRRKADQLAAELEEKRAETERYRNEVDAHFDKTATLFVSMAGSYKDLFEHLSTGYEKLSDKSARDVFRERVDAMLVGSSLEHKMITEETPEPAVPATENETAADAPEAAEAPTPVAEDATADQGAPAMPDGEPMVGAEPVQAKDEVSKQG